In the genome of Polaribacter sp. MED152, one region contains:
- a CDS encoding RNA polymerase sigma factor, with protein MKPTKQLHQTIIDQCKSNDAKAQMQLYNLYAKGMFAVAVRYMKDKCLAEDVMQDAFIKAFKNIKSYKNEVAFGAWLKRIVINQCIDCLKQKKLELVTINEEITGNLESDNWHFESDICIDLIVSKINELKDKYRLVLTLYLLEGYDHQEISSVLNISENTSRTHLLRGKRMLREELKSTRYAARY; from the coding sequence ATGAAACCAACCAAACAATTACATCAAACTATAATTGATCAATGCAAAAGCAATGATGCAAAAGCGCAAATGCAATTGTATAATTTGTATGCAAAAGGCATGTTTGCTGTGGCTGTTAGGTATATGAAAGATAAATGTTTGGCAGAAGATGTAATGCAAGATGCTTTTATTAAGGCGTTTAAAAACATTAAATCTTATAAAAACGAAGTAGCATTTGGAGCTTGGTTAAAGAGAATAGTGATCAACCAATGTATAGATTGTTTAAAACAAAAGAAATTAGAATTGGTTACTATTAATGAAGAAATAACAGGGAATTTAGAAAGCGATAATTGGCATTTTGAAAGTGATATTTGTATAGATTTAATTGTGTCAAAAATTAACGAATTGAAAGATAAATATAGATTGGTACTCACCTTATATCTTTTAGAAGGTTATGATCATCAAGAGATTTCATCAGTATTAAATATTAGTGAAAACACTTCTAGAACACATTTGTTAAGAGGTAAAAGAATGTTAAGAGAAGAATT
- the meaB gene encoding methylmalonyl Co-A mutase-associated GTPase MeaB has protein sequence MNKKQSALHEKEGVSKPETTNYSSAEKIKINRAKRNSVDEFVTQILKGNITFLSRAITLVESTNANHQKKANEILERCLPFANNSVRIGITGVPGVGKSTFIEAFGKYLTNKGNKVAVLAVDPSSSVNKGSILGDKTRMEQLVTDQNAFIRPSPSGTSLGGVAQKTRESIILCEAAGFDTIIIETVGVGQSETVVHSMVDFFLLLKLAGAGDELQGIKRGIIEMADAIVINKADGDNAKNANIAKVEFNRALHLYPLKESNWQPKVITASALQNLNIDKVHEMIAEYLKLTKNNNYFEEKRNEQNTFWLLSTINQQLKDNFYNNPNISKELTKEIMNLKNGKTTPFNAAKRLLNL, from the coding sequence ATGAATAAAAAACAATCTGCATTGCATGAAAAAGAAGGTGTTTCTAAACCAGAAACCACTAACTATTCTAGTGCAGAAAAAATAAAAATTAACAGAGCAAAAAGAAATTCTGTTGATGAATTTGTAACTCAAATTTTAAAAGGAAACATTACATTTCTAAGCAGAGCAATTACTTTAGTAGAAAGCACAAATGCGAATCATCAAAAAAAAGCAAACGAAATTTTAGAAAGATGCTTGCCTTTTGCAAACAATTCTGTAAGAATTGGTATTACTGGAGTGCCAGGTGTTGGTAAAAGTACATTTATAGAAGCTTTTGGTAAATACCTTACAAATAAAGGAAACAAGGTTGCAGTTTTAGCTGTAGATCCAAGCAGTTCTGTAAATAAAGGTTCTATTTTAGGTGATAAAACCAGAATGGAACAGTTGGTTACAGATCAAAATGCGTTTATAAGACCCTCACCCTCTGGGACCTCTTTGGGTGGAGTTGCTCAAAAAACCAGAGAATCTATAATTTTATGTGAAGCTGCAGGTTTTGATACTATAATTATTGAAACTGTGGGAGTTGGTCAATCTGAAACTGTAGTTCATTCCATGGTAGATTTCTTTTTATTACTGAAACTTGCAGGTGCAGGAGATGAATTGCAAGGAATTAAAAGAGGAATTATAGAAATGGCAGATGCCATTGTTATTAATAAAGCTGATGGTGATAATGCTAAAAATGCTAACATTGCTAAAGTAGAATTTAACAGAGCTTTGCATTTATACCCTTTAAAAGAAAGTAACTGGCAACCTAAAGTTATAACTGCAAGTGCATTGCAAAATTTGAACATTGATAAGGTTCATGAAATGATTGCTGAATATCTTAAACTTACCAAAAACAACAATTACTTTGAAGAGAAAAGAAATGAGCAAAATACTTTTTGGCTACTTTCTACCATAAATCAGCAATTAAAAGATAATTTCTACAACAATCCTAACATTAGTAAAGAGTTAACTAAAGAAATTATGAATTTAAAAAATGGAAAAACCACACCATTTAACGCTGCTAAAAGATTATTAAATTTGTAA
- a CDS encoding cystathionine beta-synthase — protein MIHQKLNNFIAQVVDNMPSDWVNLTTHRLDIYNESLAKSEFLAKFEALFKNDTVNKNKLENLPTAYDYIRLGHPLSCVLEWILSKLNDLHPDEVISFSSLTMPILAVLRKNLLENKDTAIYFTNSRFNDIDFETLKRVYGYNFSTHLIDNESEIQESDSSTIFISDKEDFKTFNLSSSVDFYVNAYSDLGSVLLVNGVKNKEYTSEIQHVRRRESVAMTPVNSLKALNLFLGRSYTENDTSANDSKKLVQSLIKDITGTKATPLLGSSGLSIQYAIMMGLVDDALQNHKNKTIKFIVPPNCYGGTNDQARRVAALDKNIEVVDLPVDGKNDMVSSIDRILDEVANEDAVPYIIAEIPTNPRVEVPNLEDLKRVLTNERKTNSGESAIDPIFILDQTFCPNYQFLGEGEILSTCRSIAYASGSKFPSGGKCTAGYCVSNDKAKALMHKIEHHLTLCDNEATKQQYDILAEQLPSMNHRILEAYQNTKDFVSFIQKVLPEAKINFVSEQLALQGFTPSVFSLDLPTKGTTLEEQEAYKRALNLKLINLMITEIPDESKFCVSYGQLKGCYWTVPATSTQGTTKEGDKDYIVRASLSPDLDLELHKKVFTDFVNSL, from the coding sequence ATGATACATCAAAAATTAAATAATTTTATTGCTCAAGTTGTTGATAATATGCCTAGTGATTGGGTTAATCTAACAACTCATAGACTGGATATATATAATGAATCGCTTGCAAAAAGCGAATTTTTAGCAAAATTTGAAGCCTTATTTAAAAACGATACAGTCAATAAAAATAAGCTAGAAAATTTACCAACTGCTTATGATTATATTCGTTTAGGGCACCCTTTATCTTGTGTTCTTGAATGGATTTTAAGTAAATTAAACGATTTACATCCAGATGAAGTAATCAGTTTTTCTTCTTTAACGATGCCTATTTTGGCAGTTTTAAGGAAAAATTTATTGGAAAATAAAGACACAGCTATTTATTTTACAAATTCCAGATTTAATGATATAGATTTTGAAACCTTAAAACGTGTTTATGGCTATAATTTTAGTACTCATTTAATTGATAATGAAAGTGAAATTCAAGAATCTGATTCAAGTACTATTTTTATATCTGATAAAGAAGACTTTAAAACGTTTAATTTAAGCTCATCAGTTGATTTTTATGTTAATGCGTATTCAGACTTAGGAAGTGTTCTATTGGTAAATGGAGTAAAAAATAAAGAATACACATCAGAAATTCAACATGTTAGAAGAAGAGAAAGTGTTGCTATGACACCTGTAAATTCTTTAAAAGCGTTAAATCTGTTTTTAGGAAGATCATACACCGAAAATGATACAAGTGCTAATGATTCCAAAAAATTAGTACAAAGTTTAATCAAAGATATTACAGGCACAAAAGCTACTCCTTTATTAGGCTCTAGTGGATTATCTATTCAATATGCAATTATGATGGGCTTAGTTGATGATGCTCTTCAAAATCATAAAAATAAAACTATAAAATTTATTGTACCACCAAATTGTTATGGAGGTACAAACGATCAAGCAAGAAGAGTTGCAGCATTAGATAAAAATATTGAAGTTGTTGATTTACCTGTAGATGGTAAAAATGATATGGTTTCTAGCATAGACCGCATTTTAGATGAAGTTGCAAATGAAGATGCTGTACCTTATATCATTGCAGAAATACCTACAAATCCAAGAGTTGAAGTTCCGAATTTAGAAGATTTAAAACGTGTTTTAACCAATGAACGCAAAACCAATTCTGGAGAAAGTGCAATAGATCCTATTTTCATTTTAGACCAAACTTTTTGTCCTAATTATCAATTTTTAGGCGAAGGTGAAATTTTATCAACTTGCAGAAGTATCGCATATGCTAGCGGTTCTAAATTTCCTAGTGGAGGTAAATGTACTGCTGGTTATTGTGTTTCTAATGATAAAGCAAAGGCTTTAATGCACAAAATTGAGCATCACTTAACTTTATGTGATAATGAAGCTACAAAACAACAATATGATATTCTTGCTGAGCAGTTGCCTAGTATGAACCATAGAATTCTAGAAGCTTATCAAAATACAAAAGATTTTGTAAGTTTTATTCAAAAAGTTTTACCAGAAGCTAAAATTAATTTTGTTTCAGAACAGTTGGCTCTACAAGGTTTTACACCTTCTGTATTCTCTTTAGATTTGCCTACAAAAGGTACAACTTTAGAAGAGCAAGAGGCTTATAAAAGAGCCTTGAATTTAAAATTAATTAATCTAATGATTACAGAAATTCCTGACGAAAGTAAATTCTGTGTAAGTTACGGACAATTAAAAGGATGTTATTGGACAGTTCCTGCAACATCTACTCAAGGTACTACAAAAGAAGGAGATAAAGACTATATTGTTCGTGCATCGTTATCGCCAGATCTAGATTTAGAATTACATAAAAAAGTATTTACAGATTTTGTGAATTCTCTATAA
- a CDS encoding class I SAM-dependent methyltransferase, with protein sequence MKSFHQTTFLFLLIFAISFSVFSQKDNNSSGDYIYKKGDFNGIGKWYLGREIAYVMGYEGINWLERSTREKEENTSKLIKNMNIKSTDIIADIGAGSGYHAFKMAPLCKSGYVYAVDIQPEMLNAILKNPKFEKYTNIELVEGDEKSVNLPKNTFDKVLMVDVYHEFSYPKEMILSIRKALKENGKIYLIEYRMEDKSVPIKKLHKMSEKQAVKELQAAGFKLDENISNLPWQHCMVFSKQ encoded by the coding sequence ATGAAAAGCTTTCATCAAACTACATTTTTGTTTTTACTAATTTTTGCCATAAGTTTTTCTGTGTTTAGTCAAAAAGACAACAATTCTTCAGGAGATTATATTTACAAAAAAGGAGATTTTAATGGAATTGGAAAATGGTATTTAGGCAGAGAAATTGCTTATGTAATGGGTTATGAAGGCATAAATTGGTTAGAACGTTCTACGCGTGAAAAAGAAGAAAACACTTCCAAACTAATCAAAAACATGAATATTAAATCTACTGATATTATTGCAGATATTGGTGCTGGTTCTGGATATCATGCGTTTAAAATGGCACCTTTATGTAAGAGTGGATATGTTTATGCTGTAGATATACAGCCAGAAATGTTAAATGCTATTTTAAAAAATCCGAAGTTTGAAAAATACACCAATATTGAGTTAGTTGAAGGTGATGAAAAATCTGTAAATCTTCCTAAAAATACTTTTGATAAAGTACTGATGGTTGATGTGTATCATGAGTTTAGCTATCCAAAAGAAATGATTTTATCCATTAGAAAAGCATTGAAAGAAAATGGTAAAATTTATTTGATAGAATATAGAATGGAAGACAAATCTGTTCCTATAAAAAAACTTCATAAAATGAGCGAAAAGCAAGCTGTTAAAGAATTACAGGCTGCTGGATTTAAGCTCGATGAAAATATAAGTAATTTACCTTGGCAACATTGTATGGTATTTAGCAAACAATAA
- the msrA gene encoding peptide-methionine (S)-S-oxide reductase MsrA: protein MKFYKAFFTVTFSLLLFSCLGFSKKDSSSNDTQKIHSYTPSEDTKVAYFASGCFWCVEAIFESVKGVEEAVSGYAGGFTKNPTYQSIGTGKTGHAETVAVYYNPKEVSFKTLVAVFFGSHNPTTKDGQHPDYGTQYRSIAFYSTAEEKQIIEDKIAELNKSVYNNQIVTEVTKHTKFYEAEEYHQDFERRNPNQGYVKAVSVPRLNKFKKKFPELLKKKSH from the coding sequence ATGAAATTTTACAAAGCATTTTTTACAGTTACTTTTTCTTTACTATTATTTTCTTGTTTAGGGTTTTCTAAAAAAGATTCTAGTTCTAATGATACTCAAAAAATCCATAGTTATACACCTTCAGAAGATACCAAAGTAGCTTATTTTGCTAGTGGTTGTTTTTGGTGTGTAGAGGCTATTTTTGAGAGTGTTAAAGGAGTAGAGGAGGCTGTATCAGGTTACGCAGGTGGGTTTACAAAAAATCCTACTTACCAATCAATTGGTACTGGTAAAACAGGTCATGCAGAAACTGTAGCCGTTTATTATAACCCAAAAGAAGTTTCTTTTAAAACCTTAGTTGCTGTATTTTTTGGCTCTCATAATCCAACAACAAAAGATGGCCAACACCCAGATTATGGCACTCAGTACAGGTCTATTGCTTTTTATAGCACAGCAGAAGAAAAACAAATTATTGAAGATAAAATAGCAGAATTAAATAAGTCTGTCTATAACAATCAAATTGTTACAGAAGTAACAAAACATACTAAGTTTTATGAGGCAGAAGAATATCATCAAGACTTTGAAAGAAGAAATCCTAATCAAGGTTACGTAAAAGCAGTTTCTGTGCCTAGATTAAATAAGTTCAAGAAGAAATTTCCTGAGTTATTAAAAAAGAAAAGTCATTAA
- the dnaX gene encoding DNA polymerase III subunit gamma/tau, whose product MEHFIVSARKYRPQNFEDVVGQQAITNTLENAIKNNHLAQALLFTGPRGVGKTSCARILAKKINQQEVESSEDEDFAFNIFELDAASNNSVDDIRSLTDQVRIPPQTGKYKVYIIDEVHMLSQAAFNAFLKTLEEPPAHAIFILATTEKHKIIPTILSRCQIFDFKRIGVLDAKNYLKTISEKEGINADDDALHIIAQKADGAMRDALSIFDRVVSFSGKELTREAVTENLNVLDYETYFNMTSLLLENKIPDVLNAFNTILSKGFEGHHFINGLASHFRDLLVAKDKATVALLEVGDSAKKKYLEQATKASIPFLMQAINKANDCDLNYRASKNQRLLVELTLMQIASITFDGEKKKSANYIIPATFFQALSPKFQEVKKPTLNNSFTPKANVEDTKAVKEKPVLKSVQRRSSSLSLKSIHQKKEVKKSVVEENFDNHPKDDFTLKELQKHWDIYHKKMISKGENNMATALGVSKPKLLPNFVIQLNLPSTLIEDHFKEGKYKFLKYLRESLNNYGLSTKIVIDKTIEEKKAYGNVGKYKILVKKNPLLDKLRQTFELDL is encoded by the coding sequence ATGGAGCATTTTATAGTTTCTGCACGTAAATATAGACCTCAAAATTTTGAGGACGTTGTTGGGCAACAAGCCATCACAAATACGTTAGAAAACGCTATAAAAAACAACCATTTAGCGCAGGCTTTGTTGTTTACAGGTCCTAGAGGAGTTGGTAAAACATCTTGTGCCAGAATTCTAGCAAAAAAAATAAATCAGCAAGAAGTAGAAAGTTCAGAAGATGAAGATTTTGCTTTTAATATTTTTGAATTGGATGCAGCCTCTAATAATTCTGTTGATGATATTAGAAGTCTTACAGATCAAGTACGTATACCACCACAAACTGGTAAGTACAAAGTATATATTATAGATGAGGTGCACATGCTTTCTCAGGCAGCTTTTAATGCGTTTTTAAAAACCTTAGAAGAACCACCTGCTCATGCTATTTTTATTTTAGCAACAACAGAAAAACATAAAATTATACCTACAATTTTATCTCGTTGTCAAATTTTTGATTTTAAGAGAATTGGCGTTCTAGATGCCAAAAACTATTTAAAAACAATAAGCGAAAAAGAAGGAATTAATGCAGATGATGATGCTTTGCACATAATTGCTCAAAAGGCAGATGGTGCAATGAGAGATGCGCTTTCTATTTTTGATAGAGTAGTTAGTTTTTCTGGAAAAGAATTAACTAGAGAAGCAGTTACAGAAAACTTGAACGTTTTAGATTATGAAACGTATTTTAATATGACAAGTTTACTGCTCGAAAACAAAATACCTGATGTTTTAAACGCTTTCAACACAATTCTTAGTAAAGGTTTTGAAGGGCATCATTTTATAAACGGATTAGCTAGTCATTTTAGAGATTTATTGGTAGCAAAAGATAAGGCCACAGTTGCTTTATTAGAAGTTGGTGATTCTGCCAAAAAGAAATATTTAGAGCAAGCCACTAAAGCAAGTATACCGTTCTTAATGCAAGCTATTAACAAAGCTAACGATTGTGATCTAAATTATAGAGCCAGCAAAAATCAGCGATTACTTGTAGAATTAACTTTAATGCAAATTGCCTCTATCACTTTTGATGGAGAAAAAAAAAAGTCAGCTAACTACATAATTCCTGCTACTTTTTTTCAAGCTTTATCGCCTAAATTTCAAGAAGTTAAAAAACCTACTTTAAACAATAGCTTTACACCAAAAGCTAATGTAGAAGATACAAAAGCAGTAAAAGAAAAGCCTGTATTAAAATCTGTTCAGAGAAGGTCTTCTTCGTTATCACTAAAAAGTATCCACCAGAAAAAAGAGGTTAAGAAAAGTGTTGTTGAAGAAAATTTTGACAATCACCCTAAAGATGATTTTACACTAAAAGAACTGCAAAAGCACTGGGATATTTATCACAAAAAAATGATTAGTAAAGGGGAAAACAATATGGCTACAGCCTTAGGTGTGAGTAAACCTAAATTGTTACCTAATTTTGTTATTCAACTAAACCTACCAAGCACTTTAATAGAAGATCACTTTAAAGAAGGTAAGTACAAGTTTTTAAAATATTTAAGAGAATCTTTAAATAACTATGGATTATCTACCAAAATTGTAATTGACAAGACTATAGAAGAGAAAAAAGCCTATGGTAATGTTGGTAAATACAAAATTTTGGTAAAGAAAAATCCGCTTTTAGATAAATTAAGACAAACTTTCGAATTAGATCTATAA